GGAAAATCTTTCCCCATGCCCAATTACCAATTACCAATTCCCAATACCCAATCTCCAGTACCCAATTTGTTGTAAATCTGAAAGGAATATTACAAAGTGTTAAGAGCAGTCATAAATGCTCAACACAATGCCGGAAAATATACAGCGGAAGGGAGCAATGTAAAGTTGCCCCTGTTCAATCAAATTCTGGTTTCATTCGTATTGGAGGAATCCATTAATGAGTATCGTCACGAAGTCCATCGTGAATGCTGATGCAGAAGCTCGCTACCTCAGCCCTGGCGAACTGGATCGGATCAAGAGCTTTGTTACAAGTGGTGAGCGTCGCGTCCGCATTGCTGATATTTTGACCCAGAGCCGCGAGCGGATTGTGAAGAGCGCAGGTGACCAAGTGTTCCAAAAACGCCCTGATGTTGTGTCTCCTGGTGGCAACGCTTACGGTCAAGAAATGACAGCTACTTGTCTGCGTGACCTAGACTATTACCTCCGCCTCGTTACCTACGGTATCGTTTCTGGTGATGTTACCCCCATCGAAGAAATTGGCGTTGTAGGCGCTCGTGAAATGTACAAGTCCCTCGGCACTCCCATCGATGGCATTATTGAAGGTATCCGTGGGCTGAAGAATGGAGCAAGCAGCTTGCTGTCTGGTGAAGACGCTAGTGAAGCTGGTGCCTATTTTGACTACCTAATTGGTGCTTTAGGCGGCTAAAGCTGTTTCCTTGGCACGAAACAAAAGTATTGCAATACGATTGGAAATAAGGAATTAACAACATGGCTCAAGACGCTATTACCGCTGTAATTAACTCTGCGGACGTTCAAGGTAAGTACTTAGATGCAACTGCTTTGTCGAAGTTGAAAGCTTACTTCTCAAGTGGTGAACTACGCGTCCGTGCTGCTACCACAATCAGCGCTAACGCAGCTGCGATCGTTAAAGAAGCTGTTGCAAAGTCCTTGCTGTACTCTGACATCACCCGTCCCGGTGGTAACATGTACACCACCCGTCGCTATGCTGCTTGCATCCGCGATTTGGACTACTACCTCCGCTATGCTACCTATGCTATGTTAGCTGGCGATCCTTCCATCCTAGATGAGCGCGTACTCAATGGCTTGAAGGAAACCTACAACTCTTTGGGTGTTCCCGTTGGCCCTACTGTACAAGCTATCCAAGCAATCAAAGAAGTAACTGCTGCTTTGGTTGGTGCAGATGCAGGTAAGGAAATGGGTACTTACTTAGACTATATCTCCTCTGGCTTGAGCTAAGAGCTAGTTTGCACTGAAGTATTTAGGTGCAAAGTTAAGGTCTGGAAATCAATCGTGAGTGCTAGAGAGTTTTGTCGCTTATCTTGTTGAATGAGTCAATAATGAGTGTTAACGTTCTAGTATTGATGCTTGATTTCCAGCCTTGGAATAAATGATTTTAAAATTTGAGTAAAATACATACTCCCGTTTTTTTGAAATAAAAAAGTTTTCACAGTTACCACAGGAGATTTAAAACATGGCGCGGTTATTTAAAATTACTGCTTGTGTTCCCAGCCAAACCCGGATTCGTACCCAACGCGAACTACAAAATACCTACTTCACCAAGCTTGTTCCTTATGAAAACTGGTTCAGCGAACAGCAACGGATTCAAAAAGCAGGCGGCAAAATTGTGAAGGTAGAACTAGCTACAGGTAAGCAAGGTGCTAATACCGGGTTGGCGTAATTCTTATATATAGACCGAAGATTATTTTAGGGAGTTTCAAAGAGGTCTGGGTTGACCTCTTTTTTATTGCTATTTTTTAAACCTCACTCAACCCTAGTCTACGCCGCATTTCTGTGCTGGAAATTCCACCTTCGGAATGAGGGCGCGATCGCTCTATCAACTCAAGAAATTTTGGATTACTCTCAAAGAAATTGTTTCAAAATCGATATTTTCCAAAGTGACTAATGCAGCAATTGGCTGACCATTGCTAGTAATTATCACTGGCTGATCAGCAAGTTCTGAAGTATATCCAGCCAGCGCTGCGGTTGCTTCTGCAATCTCAACTATTTTCATAGGTCGTAAATCTCTCCTGCGATGCGAATTTGATATCAAGTTCGGTTAATTAATTATGATTTCCACAGTCATTGCACCCCACCCCTTAATCCCCTCCCCGTTGACGGGGAGGGGAGACAAAGCATAGCTTTGGCGGGGTGGGGTTCAGTGGGTTTAATAAGTAATCAAGCGTACATGTTATGATTGCGTTCCTTGACTCTGACTGCGCTCACTAGCTAACCTTTGACAGTTCTTTGGCTTTTTTAAGTAGCAATTCAGCCCTTGAAACTAAGAGGATGTTTTAAAAGTTGGAGCCAGTCAAAAATCATGCAAGTCGTCTGACCATAATACGAATCATGGCAATATAGATGAATGTCTCTGAGGTTTCAGGAAGGCGTTCATAATCCTTACTCAAACGCCGACACCAATTAAGCCAGCCAAAAGTGCGCTCCACAACCCAACGCTTTGGTAATATGGTAAAACCCTTTTGTTCCAAGGGTCGGAGTACGATTTCAACAATCCACCGAAACATATCCATCACCCACCGCATAAATTCTTCTCCTCGGTATCCTCCATCCATCCAAATGGTATTCAATCGTTTTACCTGATTACCTGTGTCATGAACTCGTTGGAGGACAAGTTTTGCTCCTTGTCGCTCTGGAAGGCTAGCAGATGTCACCAAAACCCGTAAAACTAGCCCTAGTAAATCAACGGTCAAATGTCGTTTACGCCCGTGTATCTTTTTACCTGCGTCATAACCTACATCGATTGAAATCATAGTTGCTGTTTCCACTGATTGACTGTCAACAGCTGCGTATCTGTTGGACTAGGTTCACGTCCCGCATCAACCCGAACCCAAGGCACAAGTTTATCGTGAATCTTTAACCATGTACCATCTTTACTCCATCTCCAAAAATAGCCATAAACAGTTGACCATGCTGGAAAATCACCCGGTAAGGCTCGCCATGTACATCCCTGACATAACACGTAAAGGATGGCATTGACGACAGTAAATAATGCTACAGTACGCTTTCGACCGCCTGGTTTTGCTTGTGGAAACTCTTGTGCGATTAATTCCCACTGCTCCCATGTCAAGTTGCTAGGATATGCTTTAGTCATTCGCTCACGAGGTGCTGATTCTTATACAAATTTCAGCTTAAGCCTTGTGAGTTTTCTTACAACAGCCCTCCACTTTTAAAACATCCTCTTATACATGATTTTTGAAATTTGTTGTATTTGTAACTTCATACCATATACAGCGATCGCAGCAGCCGTCATTCTTTGCTAAGATTGCCAATGCAAAAACATTGAAACAGGGCACTCTTCACCACTATGGCCACATCTGCAATTGACGGTAAAGACGCAGCAGCTATCCAAGCCGCAACAGCAGGGGTTGCTGTATGCGATCGCTCTTTTTGGGGACGTATCCGTGTTTCTGATGATGACCGTCTCCGCTTTTTACACAACCAAAGTACTAACGATTTCCAAAGTCTCAAGCCAGGACAGGGTTGTGATACTGTAATGGTGACATCCACAGCCCGTACAATTGACTTAGCAACTGCTTATGTTCTTGATGATGCCGTGTTGTTGCTAGTTTCACCCAGCCGACGTGAGTTTTTGATGCAATGGCTAGACCGTTATATTTTCTTTGCTGACAAAGTACAGTTAACCGATGTCACCGATGAAACTGCTACCTTTAGCTTAGTCGGGCCAGGCAGTGACGCGGTGATAGAAAAGCTGGGTGCAGGGGCAATTATTGGTCAACCCTACGGGAATCATATCTCAGTTGATGATATTGTCGTAGCTGTGGGTAGTGGCTTGGCTACTATGGGATATACGCTGATTTTGCCAGCTTCCAATAAACAAAGAGTATGGAGTCAGATTTTAGAATTAGGGGCGGTAGAATTAAGCGATCGCGCTTGGGATATGTTACGAATATTACAAGGAAGACCAGCGCCAGATTTAGAACTAACAGATGATTACAATCCCCTGGAAGTAGGTTTATGGCAGACGATTTCTTTTAATAAAGGTTGTTACATCGGGCAAGAAACCATTGCGCGGTTAAATACCTATAAAGGTGTAAAGCAATACCTTTGGGGAATTCGCCTCAGTGCCCCGGCTGAAGTTGGAAGTGCGATCGCGATCGCTGATGAAAAAGTCGGTAAACTGACCAGTTATACACAAACTCCTCATGGTCACTTTGGACTAGGTTACATCAAAAGCAAAGCTGGTGGTGTGGGCTTCAAAGTGCAAGTGGGAGAAATTGAGGGTGAAATAGTCGCAGTCCCGTTTGTTTCTCATGAATATCCCCAGTAATTAAGTTAACTCGTCGGGGTCGTCAGTTGTCAGTTGTCAAAGTTTAAGTCTTTTGACATTATTCTTGCCTATCTAGCTTGAAAATACTTTGTGTCTTAGTGCCTTAGTGGTAAAAAATCTTAAACCACAAAAGACACCAAGACACAAATAGAAAAAGGGTAAGACATTCCTGTTCGCTATAATTAATACAACTCAAAAAACCTAATTCTGCTGTAGTGATACAGTTAATAGAGGTAGTAAATATGGTTTTACAAACAGAGAAGCGCCATTACACCCCAGAAGAGTATCTGGAATTAGAAGAACAGGCTGAATATAAAAATGAATACAGATCTGGAGAAATTATACCCATGACAGGGGGAACAACTAACCACAATAAAATTGCACTGAACTTTTGTAGAAAATTTCCTCTTACAATACAAGGGCAAGATTATGAGATTTACATTGGTGATGTGAAATTGTCGATCCCTCAATATCGAATCTATACTTATCCTGATGTGATGGTTGTCAAAGGTAAACCTATATATGAGGGAACTCGTACAACAATTATTACTAATCCTTTATTAATAGTTGAAGTTTTATCAAATTCAACGAAAAATTATGACAAAACAGACAAATTTAAATATTACCGTTCAATTTCGGAATTTAATGAATATATAATGATTGACCAGTATAGTTTTACAGTGGAACAATTTACTAAACAAACAGAAGGTCAATGGCTTTTTAAGGAATATGAAGGCGAAGAGGCGATTTTAATCCTAGATTCTATCAATTTCCAGATTTCCTTACGTGAGATTTATGAGCGGGTTAATTTTGATTTGAGTGAGGAATAAGGCAATATATAGCTCTAATTAATAGCATCGCCTATACGAAATCAGGTATTGCAGATTACTTAACAAAATTTTTAACTTTTAGAGCATGTTTGAAAAGTCGTAAAGTGTACTAAAAACCCCTCTCCAAACCTCTCCCCCACAGGGAGAGAGGCTTTGAAACCCCCATTCCCTCGTGAGTGTTGGGGGGTAGGGGGGTTAGGTTTCTGAGGCTTTGATGTTAATAAAAATACTTTTCAAACATCCTCTTAGTAGCGCGGCGCAATTAAAATAGAGTAATAAATTAAGCGTTGCATAGAATGCGGAATTATTTAGTAGGGGCAAGTTCACTGATATCCCCGCAGTTTGGTTGATTTGTAACCGTCAACATGGCCCTACTAAGGCTCATTTCTCTGAAAATAAGGATTTTGGCTATTGTTTGCGTAAGTCGTGAAACTTTTCACAATAACGCTACATCAGCGTAACAAAACTGCCATAAATGCTGTCTACATTAGTGATATATCCAAATATCCTTCCAAACAGCTATGAAAAACCAAATACGCGACGACAGCGATCGCCCTTTAATTGAGAAATCCTATAAAAACACTCCTTGGAAAAAAGCAGCTGCCTCTGTTTCGTTGCTGCTGCTGGGATCGGGTATGACATTGGCAGGCGGCTATCTAGCTGGACATCATCAGCAGTTATCTGAAAATGCTTCTAACTTAGCAGTGAGTAAAGTCAATGCAGCCCCCCCATTACCAGCTGCTACAGATCCTAACTTTGTGATCCAGGTGGTGCAAAAGGTTGGGCCAGCTGTAGTGCGAATTGACTCCTCCAGAACTATCAAAAGTAGGATACCAGAGGAATTCAACGACCCAATTTTCCGCCGCTTCTTTAGATCTGAATTACCAGAACAACAGAATAGAGTAGAACGGGGTACTGGTTCAGGTTTTATCATTAGTAATGATGGACGCATCCTCACTAACGCCCACGTTGTTGATGGTGCCGATACTGTGACGGTGACACTCAAGGATGGGCGCAGTTTTCAAGGTAAGGTGCTAGGCAAAGACGAATTAACAGATGTTGCCGTTGTCAAGATTCAGGCAGATAACTTGCCTACGGTGGCTTTGGGTAACTCAGAACAACTGCAACCTGGAGAATGGGCGATCGCGATCGGTAATCCTCTGGGGTTAGATAATACTGTGACAACTGGAATCATTAGCGCCACCGGACGCAGTAGCAATCAAATCGGTGCCCCAGATAAGCGAGTTGAGTATATTCAAACTGACGCGGCGATTAATCCTGGGAACTCTGGCGGGCCCCTACTGAATTCCCGTGGCGAGGTAATTGCTATGAATACAGCTATTATCCAGGGCGCACAAGGATTGGGCTTTGCCATTCCCATCAGCACAGCACAACGTATTTCCAATCAACTGATAGCCACAGGTAAAGTGCAGCACCCTTATCTAGGCATTCAGATGGTGGGCTTAACACCTCAGTTAAAGCAAAATATTAACTCAGACCCCAATAGCGGTTTGAATGTGGATGAAGATAAAGGTGTCTTAGTTGTAAAAGTTATACCTAATTCCCCAGCAGCTAAAGCGGGAGTCCGTGCTGGTGATGTTATTAAAAAACTCAATGGTGAATTAGTCACAGATGCTAATAGTGTTCAAAGAGCAGTAGAAAATAGCCAAGTTGGCTCAAATTTGCGCCTAGAATTAAGTCGTAATGGACAAAATGTCAACTTAGCTGTACAACCTGGTGCTTTCCCCACTGAACAACTGCAATGAAGCCCCTGTCTTTAAGGACGAGGTTTAACTTTGATCTTTTTGGTAACTTCAAGAAATAAATTATTCTGCTTGAAGTTATTGATTGTTGATTGTTGATTGCCAGCAACGAACAATTACAATGAGAGTTGATTTATCAAGGAAATCTTAAGTACTTGCGTTAGGCTAAAGCCTAACGCACAGCCATATACAGCAGATGTTAATTGGTAAGGACACAAACTATAGCAATCCTAAATGAGTTGTGAAAAAAAGGAACCATACATAAACATCTTTGTCAAGTCAAACACTTGATGATGAGTAACGAGTTCAAATAATTTATTGACATGAGTAAATGATTTGCATAAGTGGTAAAACTCTACGAATAAAGTTTTTAGCGTATAACCAGATGTCCTCTACAGGATTTTGGGTTGGATCATTAAGCGCAAATCTCATACAAGTCACTTTCCATTTGTCTTCATTTTAGCCTTGAATAATAGTATTTAAATAATATTTAAATTCATTAAAAACATGATAAATAGCTCCATCCCAAATTGGAGCAATTCGGCTTTTTGAATACTGAGATATTAAATATTCTACGAAAGCGATGTCTAACGACAAGCCGCTTCGCGTCTACGCGTTGCTAGAATCACCCTTTTTACAAGGCTTAATTAAAAACCTTGTGTGTCATAATTTAGAGCGGCGAAATAAGTCTGTCGTTGTCTTTCATTTAGCACTAAGATAAAGCACATTTAGTTTGCATAACTAAATTTTTGAAATTCTTGTGGGGTGGGCATCTTGCCCGCCCATTATATGCAAGTTAAATGTGGAACAGCTTAGCACTTCAATCCGCTCTTTGGTATTGCCTTACTCAAGAGATAATAAATTGCATTGGTAATTTGAACATTAATAAGGGATTAGGCTAAGCATGAAAAGTTTTTATACCGAATCATCATGATACTATGAAATTGTTTATCCAATAGTGGCTTTTCAAGAGGCTCGATGAAAACACTACTCATAAAAAGTCTACCTCTAGCTGATTTATTTTTGTTACCTTTAGTTTATCCTGCTGCTTTTTTAATGAAAAGCATTAGACGTGCTGGTTTATACCGATTGCCTTTATGTAAGAAAGCTTTGCTGAGTGTTGGTGTATTTCCAATACGAGATCACTATTATGAGCCTCTATTTAATGAGCGGTATTTAGCGCAGCCATTGCATGAAGATCGCGTTCTACCAGGTATAAATTGGAATGTAGAAGAACAATTAAAAATTTTAGATAGCTTTTCATTTGAAGATGAGCTAAAGGATATTAGTAGGATCAAGACTAATGATTTAGTCTTCTATTTTGGAAACCGTGCCTTTGAAGCAGGTGATGCTGAGTACTGGTATAACCTTTTAAGACTCAAAAAACCATCAAAAATTATCGAGATTGGAAGTGGATATTCTACTTTGATGGCTGCAAAAGCAGTCAGGAAAAACAAGGAAGAAAACCCTGAGTACGAATGTAACCATATATGTATTGAGCCATACGAACAGCCCTGGCTGGAAAAACTGGGAATAAGCATAATTCGAGAGAGAGTTGAGAGCGTCAGCAAAAATATATTTGCTGAATTGGGTGAGAACGACATTCTATTTATCGATTCATCTCACATGATCAGACCTCAAGGAGACGTTCTCTTTGAATATCTGGAATTACTGCCCTCTTTAAAAACAGGTGTTATCGTTCATATCCACGATATTTTTTCTCCAAAAGATTATCCTAGAAAATGGATTGTAGATGAAGTAAGATTTTGGAATGAACAATACTTATTAGAAGCTTTTCTCAGTTCTAACCATAATTGGAAAATTATCGGTTCTCTGAATTATCTTCACCACAATCATTACGATAAACTCTTAATGAAATGTCCATTTCTGACACCAAATAATCAACCAGGATCTTTTTATATACAGAAAGTAGCCTAAGAGGTTGTTTGAAAAGTCTAATTTATTACAGTCGTTGGCGACTGTAAGTCGCGTTTACACGAGATTTTATCCACCTGTGTGGATTCAAAACCCTTAATTTTTCATTAGTCTGGGCAGCAGACTTGGTATCATTCGAGAAAAACATACATGATCTATTTTTAGTGTCCAGCATTCGCTAAACTCAGAATTGCTGC
Above is a window of Nostoc sp. UHCC 0702 DNA encoding:
- a CDS encoding type II toxin-antitoxin system prevent-host-death family antitoxin — its product is MKIVEIAEATAALAGYTSELADQPVIITSNGQPIAALVTLENIDFETISLRVIQNFLS
- a CDS encoding class I SAM-dependent methyltransferase, which encodes MKTLLIKSLPLADLFLLPLVYPAAFLMKSIRRAGLYRLPLCKKALLSVGVFPIRDHYYEPLFNERYLAQPLHEDRVLPGINWNVEEQLKILDSFSFEDELKDISRIKTNDLVFYFGNRAFEAGDAEYWYNLLRLKKPSKIIEIGSGYSTLMAAKAVRKNKEENPEYECNHICIEPYEQPWLEKLGISIIRERVESVSKNIFAELGENDILFIDSSHMIRPQGDVLFEYLELLPSLKTGVIVHIHDIFSPKDYPRKWIVDEVRFWNEQYLLEAFLSSNHNWKIIGSLNYLHHNHYDKLLMKCPFLTPNNQPGSFYIQKVA
- a CDS encoding phycobilisome linker polypeptide — its product is MARLFKITACVPSQTRIRTQRELQNTYFTKLVPYENWFSEQQRIQKAGGKIVKVELATGKQGANTGLA
- a CDS encoding Uma2 family endonuclease; translated protein: MVLQTEKRHYTPEEYLELEEQAEYKNEYRSGEIIPMTGGTTNHNKIALNFCRKFPLTIQGQDYEIYIGDVKLSIPQYRIYTYPDVMVVKGKPIYEGTRTTIITNPLLIVEVLSNSTKNYDKTDKFKYYRSISEFNEYIMIDQYSFTVEQFTKQTEGQWLFKEYEGEEAILILDSINFQISLREIYERVNFDLSEE
- a CDS encoding folate-binding protein YgfZ; protein product: MATSAIDGKDAAAIQAATAGVAVCDRSFWGRIRVSDDDRLRFLHNQSTNDFQSLKPGQGCDTVMVTSTARTIDLATAYVLDDAVLLLVSPSRREFLMQWLDRYIFFADKVQLTDVTDETATFSLVGPGSDAVIEKLGAGAIIGQPYGNHISVDDIVVAVGSGLATMGYTLILPASNKQRVWSQILELGAVELSDRAWDMLRILQGRPAPDLELTDDYNPLEVGLWQTISFNKGCYIGQETIARLNTYKGVKQYLWGIRLSAPAEVGSAIAIADEKVGKLTSYTQTPHGHFGLGYIKSKAGGVGFKVQVGEIEGEIVAVPFVSHEYPQ
- the apcB gene encoding allophycocyanin subunit beta, producing the protein MAQDAITAVINSADVQGKYLDATALSKLKAYFSSGELRVRAATTISANAAAIVKEAVAKSLLYSDITRPGGNMYTTRRYAACIRDLDYYLRYATYAMLAGDPSILDERVLNGLKETYNSLGVPVGPTVQAIQAIKEVTAALVGADAGKEMGTYLDYISSGLS
- a CDS encoding trypsin-like peptidase domain-containing protein, with protein sequence MKNQIRDDSDRPLIEKSYKNTPWKKAAASVSLLLLGSGMTLAGGYLAGHHQQLSENASNLAVSKVNAAPPLPAATDPNFVIQVVQKVGPAVVRIDSSRTIKSRIPEEFNDPIFRRFFRSELPEQQNRVERGTGSGFIISNDGRILTNAHVVDGADTVTVTLKDGRSFQGKVLGKDELTDVAVVKIQADNLPTVALGNSEQLQPGEWAIAIGNPLGLDNTVTTGIISATGRSSNQIGAPDKRVEYIQTDAAINPGNSGGPLLNSRGEVIAMNTAIIQGAQGLGFAIPISTAQRISNQLIATGKVQHPYLGIQMVGLTPQLKQNINSDPNSGLNVDEDKGVLVVKVIPNSPAAKAGVRAGDVIKKLNGELVTDANSVQRAVENSQVGSNLRLELSRNGQNVNLAVQPGAFPTEQLQ
- the apcA gene encoding allophycocyanin subunit alpha; its protein translation is MSIVTKSIVNADAEARYLSPGELDRIKSFVTSGERRVRIADILTQSRERIVKSAGDQVFQKRPDVVSPGGNAYGQEMTATCLRDLDYYLRLVTYGIVSGDVTPIEEIGVVGAREMYKSLGTPIDGIIEGIRGLKNGASSLLSGEDASEAGAYFDYLIGALGG